One window of Flavobacterium dauae genomic DNA carries:
- a CDS encoding SRPBCC domain-containing protein produces MEQKTKINAEDGKQDLVITRTFDLPLELLFKAYVEPELVEQWMGTKVLKLENKNHGSYQFETSHNGSVMFKANGTIHSFLPNERIVRTFEMENMPIGVQLEFLEFEKLSDEKSKLSIHIIYKSEQHRAEQLKMPFASGLNMAHNKLQEIVNKLK; encoded by the coding sequence TAATTACAAGAACGTTTGACCTGCCTTTGGAGTTACTTTTCAAAGCCTATGTTGAGCCTGAATTGGTAGAGCAATGGATGGGGACAAAAGTGCTGAAACTGGAAAACAAAAATCACGGCAGTTATCAATTTGAGACCTCTCACAACGGAAGTGTAATGTTTAAAGCCAACGGAACAATACATTCGTTTTTACCCAATGAACGGATTGTAAGAACTTTTGAGATGGAAAATATGCCTATTGGTGTGCAGTTGGAGTTTTTGGAATTCGAAAAACTTTCTGATGAAAAAAGTAAACTTTCCATTCATATCATATATAAATCTGAACAGCACCGGGCCGAACAACTAAAAATGCCATTTGCAAGTGGTTTAAATATGGCTCACAATAAACTACAAGAAATCGTAAACAAATTAAAATAA
- a CDS encoding DoxX family protein gives MKKTNKIIYWTTTLFLSVGMLAGGIQQMLQIGGYNEIVTKLGYPLYLLSIIGTWKILGVIAILIPKYPLLKEWAYAGFFFVMTGAAISHLAVGQPFAETMPALILLVAIVLSWYFRPTDRKIIINNK, from the coding sequence ATGAAAAAGACAAATAAAATTATCTATTGGACAACTACCCTATTCCTTTCGGTAGGAATGTTGGCAGGTGGCATACAGCAAATGTTACAAATTGGCGGTTACAACGAAATTGTTACCAAACTTGGTTATCCGCTTTATCTTTTAAGCATTATTGGCACCTGGAAAATATTGGGAGTTATTGCTATCCTGATTCCTAAATATCCGTTGTTGAAAGAATGGGCCTATGCAGGTTTTTTCTTTGTGATGACAGGTGCTGCTATTTCACATTTAGCTGTTGGTCAACCATTTGCCGAAACAATGCCGGCATTAATATTATTGGTTGCCATTGTTTTATCATGGTATTTTAGACCAACAGACAGAAAAATTATTATTAACAACAAATAA
- a CDS encoding VOC family protein, which produces MVRTETIIAVKNVSESSKFYQKLLGCKSEHGGNTFEILTSEKQVVLCLHKWGEHEHPTMLNFDKEVGNGLILFFRVDELKKVFENAKGLKAIIEKEIHYNENSLKNQFILRDLDNYYLIISE; this is translated from the coding sequence ATGGTAAGAACCGAAACAATAATAGCTGTAAAAAATGTTTCTGAAAGTTCTAAATTTTATCAAAAATTATTAGGCTGTAAAAGCGAACACGGCGGCAATACTTTTGAAATATTGACAAGTGAAAAACAAGTTGTACTTTGCTTGCACAAATGGGGCGAACACGAACACCCTACAATGTTGAATTTTGACAAGGAAGTTGGTAACGGACTAATTCTTTTCTTTCGGGTTGACGAACTGAAAAAAGTGTTTGAAAACGCAAAGGGGCTAAAAGCAATTATTGAGAAAGAAATTCATTACAACGAAAATTCGCTTAAAAATCAGTTCATATTAAGAGATTTAGACAATTATTATCTAATCATTTCTGAATAG
- a CDS encoding alpha/beta fold hydrolase produces the protein MYKLTSFLILFITISLSVKAQKSLTVANYVLANDSIKLYTKKAGNGPIAIFIHGGPGAWSKSFEDLGGSNLESRLTMIYYDQRGCGRSEGSKNDDYSLEKMLEDIEMIRQRYNANKVYLIAHSFGGILAVNYAQKYPDHIKGLIFVNSTLNLFYSIQHQINYMNSLLKTDYKAVDTSQIIPTFKNVQSKFVEEGFIYKLLSDNKNNADLLNKIDSENPSEFAFAQKALYIADYQKDYTKITNQIKVPVLVISGTKDHAIGEDHFKSFNFPNQTIKEINGGHLLYYEKNKEFINTVFEFVRK, from the coding sequence ATGTATAAACTAACTTCTTTTCTGATTTTGTTCATTACGATTAGTTTAAGCGTAAAAGCACAGAAATCTTTAACAGTAGCCAATTATGTACTGGCAAATGACAGCATTAAATTATATACAAAAAAAGCAGGAAATGGACCAATTGCCATTTTTATTCACGGAGGACCGGGAGCTTGGAGCAAATCGTTTGAAGATTTAGGCGGAAGTAATTTAGAAAGCAGGCTTACAATGATCTACTATGATCAAAGAGGTTGCGGGCGTTCGGAAGGTTCTAAAAATGATGATTACTCTTTAGAAAAAATGCTTGAAGACATTGAAATGATCAGACAAAGATACAATGCAAACAAGGTGTATTTAATAGCCCATTCTTTCGGCGGAATTTTAGCGGTAAACTATGCCCAAAAATACCCTGACCACATTAAAGGGCTTATCTTTGTCAATTCAACACTCAATCTTTTTTACTCCATTCAGCATCAAATTAATTATATGAACAGCCTTTTAAAAACCGATTATAAAGCAGTTGATACATCGCAAATAATTCCTACTTTTAAGAACGTGCAATCCAAATTTGTAGAAGAAGGTTTTATCTATAAACTGCTTTCAGATAATAAAAACAACGCTGATTTACTCAACAAAATAGATAGCGAAAACCCCAGTGAATTTGCGTTTGCTCAAAAGGCTTTGTATATAGCTGATTATCAAAAAGATTACACAAAAATCACCAATCAAATCAAAGTTCCCGTTTTAGTAATTTCCGGAACAAAAGATCACGCAATTGGCGAAGATCATTTTAAATCTTTTAATTTCCCTAATCAAACAATAAAAGAAATTAACGGCGGGCACCTACTGTATTACGAAAAAAATAAAGAATTCATTAATACTGTTTTTGAATTTGTAAGAAAATAA
- a CDS encoding DsbA family oxidoreductase, whose product MKVQIWSDIMCPFCYIGKKNFEAALEKLPFKNQVEVEWKSYQLDPDLNETSGSKTINEYLAERKRMPIAQIEQMQQRIKDMGKQVGIGFNMENAIVANTFPAHKLIHFAAKSNKANEAEELLFHAYFIDGKNVADHEVLVNIAEELGLDTDQAEYVLNSDSFDYEVKQDILEARNIGVTGVPFFLLNDKYTLSGAQPVDLFVEALTQTYNETNANNSAEGESCTIDGCE is encoded by the coding sequence ATGAAAGTACAGATCTGGTCGGATATTATGTGTCCGTTTTGTTATATAGGAAAGAAAAATTTTGAAGCAGCTTTAGAGAAACTTCCTTTTAAAAATCAAGTGGAAGTAGAGTGGAAAAGTTATCAGTTAGATCCGGATTTGAATGAAACATCGGGATCAAAAACAATTAACGAATACCTTGCCGAACGCAAAAGAATGCCCATTGCACAGATTGAACAAATGCAGCAGCGCATAAAAGATATGGGCAAACAGGTGGGGATTGGTTTTAATATGGAAAATGCCATTGTGGCAAACACCTTTCCGGCACATAAACTGATCCATTTTGCAGCAAAAAGCAATAAAGCAAATGAAGCAGAAGAATTGTTGTTTCATGCTTATTTTATAGATGGAAAAAATGTTGCCGATCACGAAGTATTGGTAAATATTGCCGAAGAATTAGGTTTAGATACCGATCAGGCAGAGTATGTTTTAAATTCCGATTCGTTTGACTACGAAGTAAAGCAAGATATTTTAGAAGCAAGAAATATTGGCGTTACCGGCGTTCCGTTTTTTCTGTTGAACGATAAATACACACTTTCGGGTGCACAACCTGTAGATTTGTTTGTAGAAGCTTTAACGCAAACGTACAATGAAACCAACGCGAATAATTCTGCAGAAGGAGAATCTTGTACAATTGATGGTTGTGAATAA
- a CDS encoding helix-turn-helix domain-containing protein, translating into MKILRIKNMVCPRCIMVIEKTMEDLGYDLNDVDLGVIEFHEPITLADRDKIQNAITPLGFEILGDRKSMLVERIKTQIIELVSKDVNDLTITLSEYLSSKLQVEYHTLSQLFSNQESQTIEQFYILQKIEKVKELLVYDELTLSEIAYKMNYSSVGYLSNQFKKVTGLAPTHFKEIKTFKEEVIKVNEKPL; encoded by the coding sequence ATGAAAATCCTACGCATTAAAAACATGGTTTGCCCGAGATGTATTATGGTTATTGAAAAAACGATGGAAGATTTAGGTTACGATCTAAATGACGTAGATTTAGGTGTAATTGAATTTCACGAGCCAATTACACTTGCGGACCGCGATAAAATTCAGAATGCTATTACTCCTTTAGGATTTGAAATATTAGGCGATAGAAAAAGTATGCTGGTTGAACGCATTAAAACACAAATTATTGAATTGGTTTCTAAAGACGTAAACGATTTAACCATTACACTTTCTGAATATTTATCAAGTAAATTACAGGTAGAATACCACACATTAAGTCAGTTATTTTCTAATCAGGAATCGCAAACAATTGAACAGTTCTACATTCTTCAAAAAATAGAAAAAGTAAAGGAATTATTGGTTTATGACGAATTAACGTTGAGCGAAATTGCCTACAAAATGAATTACAGCTCGGTTGGCTATTTAAGCAATCAATTTAAAAAAGTAACCGGTTTGGCACCCACACATTTTAAAGAAATTAAAACGTTTAAAGAAGAAGTTATTAAAGTTAATGAAAAACCTCTGTAA